A single region of the Branchiostoma lanceolatum isolate klBraLanc5 chromosome 1, klBraLanc5.hap2, whole genome shotgun sequence genome encodes:
- the LOC136439702 gene encoding protein rolling stone-like has translation MTIVLRNIRHGLQKLTSCIAWPCRGKDSGKGWRAYAGEPVPDRADFTTTPWSSNQRLFVTYRVVCAVFTLAILIWSVPTDSNRWITFYSNWVYSTLTLHFCWSAVVCLQDYRKPTGHDGPSERTLYIGWVIYDMAMATSLTVSAEYWFSPWPVTIGLRSILRHGLNSVMVVVDVLLCGFPSRLNRVVYPVLHQAAYCVFVVFYWLGGFRGYDGKQYIYSFADLNTVPLQTVIIMSGNTFLVMPVFHAVVCALYRARLKLLKKFRNINTYEPPKGMPIQTLETEIVNDKIKEINVTQV, from the exons ATGACAATTGTACTAAGAAATATCAGGCACGGTTTGCAGAAGCTGACCAGCTGTATTGCCTGGCCCTGTCGTGGGAAGGACTCGGGGAAGGGTTGGCGAGCTTACGCGGGGGAGCCGGTACCGGACCGGGCAGATTTTACCACGACACCG TGGTCGTCTAACCAGAGGCTGTTCGTGACGTACCGTGTGGTGTGTGCCGTCTTCACCCTCGCCATTCTGATCTGGAGCGTCCCTACAGACAGCAACAGGTGGATCACCTTCTACTCCAACTGGGTGTACTCCACCCTTACCCTCCATTTCTGCTGGAGCGCGGTCGTCTGTCTACAGGATTACCGCAAACCCACCGGCCACGACGGGCCATCGGAGAGAACACTCTACATCGGCTGGGTGATATACGACATGGCGATGGCCACGTCGTTGACAGTGTCGGCGGAATACTGGTTCTCTCCCTGGCCTGTGACTATAGGCCTTCGTAGTATTCTCCGCCACGGGTTGAACTCGGTCATGGTTGTGGTTGACGTGCTGTTGTGCGGGTTTCCCTCACGGTTGAACCGCGTGGTGTATCCTGTCCTACACCAGGCTGCCTACTGCGTGTTCGTGGTGTTCTACTGGCTGGGTGGATTCAGAGGGTACGACGGAAAACAATACATCTACTCCTTTGCGGACCTGAATACAGTCCCACTCCAAACTGTGATCATCATGTCTGGCAATACTTTCTTAGTAATGCCCGTGTTTCACGCCGTGGTATGCGCCTTGTATCGAGCACGTTTGAAACTtctgaagaagttcagaaataTAAACACTTACGAACCTCCTAAAGGGATGCCAATTCAGACTTTAGAGACAGAGATCGTCAACGACAAGATTAAGGAAATCAATGTTACCCAGGTCTAA
- the LOC136439661 gene encoding DBH-like monooxygenase protein 1 homolog: protein MTSLVVIVVTALLYGGSASAASDLTHHEVLDENGDFLLSWTFDDEQIEFEARVKTHGWLGLGLSPNGGMPGSDIAIGWVRDGQAYLTDRYADDQALPPEDESQDWELLSGYENDTHTVLRFKRKLQTCDVRDRVINKDTLRVLWAWNDEDPDDDAGPAYHSQNRGVRSSVFLRNSIESESVPSNIQSYDVTMTNATIPPKRTAYWCRLVEMPILQTKHHIFKVQSVITPGNEGMVHHMTVYKCHPNPNRTVSPHEHPGHECYTPNMPQDWSECYKGSLIAAWAVGTGDVSFPSHVGYPIGDEYDGGQVLLEVHYDNPLQKEGVTDNSGLKFLYTPELRQYDAGILVVTQSVDYSHIVPPYADDFKTDTFCNQECLSAFIDEVGEPIRVFGNMPHAHLLARRMRTSLIRDGVETVLSQDDNYDFNLQYVRMLDEEFIIQKGDTIMTECTYNSAHKNQAVYGGLGTDNEMCESILFYYPRMDVIFCDSSPHPLHILSFAGVEEIDLETPMWINNIPIVKPANMSNMTYADVVQSIVWDQDKAHRFSQHLREGTFISDCGFRGQSSLGTSQFRKESPLPKASVPAAAPEDVCSTSSGSAGPETFTMLCLLSLMMYSILSTL from the exons ATGACCAGTCTTGTTGTTATTGTCGTCACTGCTTTGCTGTACGGCGGCTCGGCTTCAGCGGCGTCCGATCTGACCCATCATGAAGTGCTTGACGAGAACGGGGACTTCCTCCTGTCCTGGACGTTTGATGACGAGCAGATCGAGTTCGAGGCCCGGGTGAAAACCCACGGGTGGCTCGGCCTCGGTCTGTCCCCGAACGGAGGGATGCCGGGATCGGACATCGCCATCGGCTGGGTTAGGGACGGACAGGCGTACCTTACG GATCGCTACGCCGACGACCAGGCGCTGCCCCCTGAGGACGAGAGTCAGGACTGGGAACTTCTGTCTGGGTACGAGAACGACACCCACACCGTCCTCAGGTTCAAACGAAAGCTGCAGACATGTGACGTCAGAGACCGCGTCATCAAC AAAGACACCCTGCGTGTTTTATGGGCGTGGAACGACGAAGACCCAGACGACGACGCAGGTCCCGCCTACCACAGCCAAAACCGCGGGGTCCGCAGCAGCGTGTTCCTGAGGAATAGCATCGAATCCGAATCTGTGCCTAGTAACATCCAATCATACGACGTCACTATGACAAAT GCAACCATTCCACCAAAGCGGACAGCGTATTGGTGCAGGTTGGTTGAGATGCCGATACTGCAAACCAAACATCACATCTTCAAG gttcaatctgTAATTACTCCTGGCAACGAAGGAATGGTCCATCACATGACAGTGTACAAGTGCCATCCCAATCCGAACCGCACGGTGTCGCCCCATGAACATCCTGGGCACGAATGCTATACTCCCAACATGCCCCAGGACTGGAGTGAGTGTTACAAAGGCAGCCTGATCGCAGCCTGGGCTGTAGGCACTGGG GATGTCAGCTTCCCTAGCCATGTCGGGTACCCCATCGGTGATGAGTACGACGGAGGCCAGGTTCTGCTGGAGGTGCACTACGATAACCCGTTACAAAAGGAAG GTGTAACGGATAATTCTGGACTGAAGTTTCTCTACACACCGGAACTACGTCAATATGATGCAGGCATCCTTGTTGTGACGCAAAGCGTGGACTACTCGCACATCGTCCCTCCCTATGCAGATGACTTTAAGACGGATACATTCTGCAACCAAGAATGCCTCAGCGCG TTCATAGATGAGGTTGGGGAACCGATCCGTGTGTTCGGAAACATGCCGCACGCCCACCTGCTCGCCAGGAGGATGAGAACATCCTTGATCAGGGACGGCGTGGAGACGGTGCTGTCACAAGACGACAACTACGACTTTAATCTTCAGTATGTCCGGATGTTGGATGAAGAGTTTATCATCCAGAAG GGGGACACAATCATGACAGAGTGTACGTACAACTCGGCACATAAGAACCAGGCTGTTTAC GGAGGATTGGGGACCGACAATGAGATGTGTGAGAGTATCCTGTTCTACTACCCGCGGATGGACGTGATCTTCTGTGACAGTTCTCCACATCCACTGCACATCCTCAGCTTTGCAGGCGTCGAAGAAATTGA CTTGGAGACTCCAATGTGGATAAATAACATCCCGATTGTGAAACCAGCCAACATGTCAAACATGACATATGCAGATGTTGTCCAGAGCATCGTGTGGGACCAGGACAAGGCGCATCGGTTCTCACAGCATCTAAGGGAGGGGACGTTCATTTCTGACTGCGGGTTCAGAGGGCAGAGCAGCCTGGGCACG TCACAATTCAGAAAGGAGAGTCCCCTGCCCAAAGCATCAGTGCCGGCTGCTGCGCCAGAAGATGTGTGCAGTACTTCTTCTGGATCAGCCGGGCCCGAGACGTTCACAATGCTGTGTCTTTTGTCACTTATGATGTACTCAATTTTGTCAACACTATAA
- the LOC136439671 gene encoding alpha-N-acetylgalactosaminide alpha-2,6-sialyltransferase 1-like isoform X1 encodes MLKRFLMAGLAGGFLLMIYLLSNTNSFVARSVHKAVDTVTEDVDVLPNTENIDLSGKPTTADTGFYDKFHDQPEPRLGPFFIMSYSKISNLKRDPHWSSSFTYRQNPNWKNSTCNGSLQKRAFMSKEFGPIFRPYTQMLINSMLFNVNEYWRLKHWEIPYGYKSRNQNITYEEVRDTLNLFPAKDSIFNFSREGKPECLSCAVVGNGGMLNGSGMGREIDRHDFVFRVNQAYTRGYEDDVGSKTTHYMFFDRSLTPMRPDHYPVSQNITYIFVPCRIEDYSYLKRIGKGTNEFKAPPENVRVIHPDFMRYVHFVWMRVHAFRPTTGGIMAMVALHACDKLSLYGVGYNYKYSNHYFDTRYREFISVLMSHDHIREIKLWDALDKEGIVYWYRRDVF; translated from the exons ATGTTGAAACGTTTTCTAATGGCGGGCTTGGCTGGAGGTTTCTTGTTGATGATCTATCTTCTGTCGAACACCAACTCCTTTGTTGCCCGAAGTGTACACAAAGCAGTGGACACAGTAACTGAAGATGTCGACGTCTTGCCTAA TACAGAAAACATAGACCTATCTGGCAAGCCTACCACTGCCGACACTGGGTTTTATGACAAGTTTCACGACCAACCAGAGCCACGCTTGGGTCCTTTCTTCATCATGTCCTACAGCAAGATTTCCAACTTAAAGAGAGATCCCCATTGGAGCTCCTCATTCACCTACAGACAAAACCCAAACTGGAAGAACTCT ACGTGCAATGGATCCCTACAGAAGAGAGCCTTTATGTCCAAGGAGTTCGGACCGATCTTTCGACCTTACACTCAGATGTTGATAAACAGCATGCTGTTCAATGTGAATGAATATTGGCGGCTGAAACATTGGGAAATACCATATGGATACAAATCCAGGAACCAAAATATTACATATGAGG AGGTCCGCGATACGCTGAATTTGTTTCCGGCGAAAGATTCCATCTTCAACTTCAGCAGGGAAGGCAAGCCGGAATGCCTCTCATGTGCTGTGGTTGGTAATGGCGGCATGCTGAACGGCTCCGGGATGGGCAGGGAGATTGACAGGCACGACTTCGTATTCAG GGTGAACCAGGCATACACGAGAGGTTATGAAGACGACGTGGGCAGCAAGACAACTCACTACATGTTCTTCGATCGCTCCCTCACTCCCATGAGGCCAGACCACTACCCTGTCAGTCAG AATATCACCTATATATTTGTGCCATGCCGGATAGAAGACTATTCATATCTTAAGAGAATAGGAAAGGGTACCAACGAGTTCAAGGCGCCCCCAGAAAACGTACGAGTCATCCATCCTGACTTCATGAGATACGTGCATTTCGT GTGGATGAGGGTGCATGCTTTTCGACCCACCACTGGCGGCATCATGGCCATGGTGGCCCTCCATGCGTGTGACAAGCTCAGCCTGTACGGAGTGGGCTACAACTACAAGTACAGCAACCACTACTTTGACACGAGGTACAGAGAATTCATATCTGTGCTGATGAGTCACGACCACATACGAGAGATAAAGTTGTGGGATGCGCTGGACAAGGAGGGCATCGTGTACTGGTACAGGAGGGACGTTTTCTGA
- the LOC136439671 gene encoding alpha-N-acetylgalactosaminide alpha-2,6-sialyltransferase 1-like isoform X2: MSTSCLKNIDLSGKPTTADTGFYDKFHDQPEPRLGPFFIMSYSKISNLKRDPHWSSSFTYRQNPNWKNSTCNGSLQKRAFMSKEFGPIFRPYTQMLINSMLFNVNEYWRLKHWEIPYGYKSRNQNITYEEVRDTLNLFPAKDSIFNFSREGKPECLSCAVVGNGGMLNGSGMGREIDRHDFVFRVNQAYTRGYEDDVGSKTTHYMFFDRSLTPMRPDHYPVSQNITYIFVPCRIEDYSYLKRIGKGTNEFKAPPENVRVIHPDFMRYVHFVWMRVHAFRPTTGGIMAMVALHACDKLSLYGVGYNYKYSNHYFDTRYREFISVLMSHDHIREIKLWDALDKEGIVYWYRRDVF, encoded by the exons ATGTCGACGTCTTGCCTAA AAAACATAGACCTATCTGGCAAGCCTACCACTGCCGACACTGGGTTTTATGACAAGTTTCACGACCAACCAGAGCCACGCTTGGGTCCTTTCTTCATCATGTCCTACAGCAAGATTTCCAACTTAAAGAGAGATCCCCATTGGAGCTCCTCATTCACCTACAGACAAAACCCAAACTGGAAGAACTCT ACGTGCAATGGATCCCTACAGAAGAGAGCCTTTATGTCCAAGGAGTTCGGACCGATCTTTCGACCTTACACTCAGATGTTGATAAACAGCATGCTGTTCAATGTGAATGAATATTGGCGGCTGAAACATTGGGAAATACCATATGGATACAAATCCAGGAACCAAAATATTACATATGAGG AGGTCCGCGATACGCTGAATTTGTTTCCGGCGAAAGATTCCATCTTCAACTTCAGCAGGGAAGGCAAGCCGGAATGCCTCTCATGTGCTGTGGTTGGTAATGGCGGCATGCTGAACGGCTCCGGGATGGGCAGGGAGATTGACAGGCACGACTTCGTATTCAG GGTGAACCAGGCATACACGAGAGGTTATGAAGACGACGTGGGCAGCAAGACAACTCACTACATGTTCTTCGATCGCTCCCTCACTCCCATGAGGCCAGACCACTACCCTGTCAGTCAG AATATCACCTATATATTTGTGCCATGCCGGATAGAAGACTATTCATATCTTAAGAGAATAGGAAAGGGTACCAACGAGTTCAAGGCGCCCCCAGAAAACGTACGAGTCATCCATCCTGACTTCATGAGATACGTGCATTTCGT GTGGATGAGGGTGCATGCTTTTCGACCCACCACTGGCGGCATCATGGCCATGGTGGCCCTCCATGCGTGTGACAAGCTCAGCCTGTACGGAGTGGGCTACAACTACAAGTACAGCAACCACTACTTTGACACGAGGTACAGAGAATTCATATCTGTGCTGATGAGTCACGACCACATACGAGAGATAAAGTTGTGGGATGCGCTGGACAAGGAGGGCATCGTGTACTGGTACAGGAGGGACGTTTTCTGA
- the LOC136439671 gene encoding alpha-N-acetylgalactosaminide alpha-2,6-sialyltransferase 1-like isoform X3 — MLKRFLMAGLAGGFLLMIYLLSNTNSFVARSVHKAVDTVTEDVDVLPNTENIDLSGKPTTADTGFYDKFHDQPEPRLGPFFIMSYSKISNLKRDPHWSSSFTYRQNPNWKNSTCNGSLQKRAFMSKEFGPIFRPYTQMLINSMLFNVNEYWRLKHWEIPYGYKSRNQNITYEEVRDTLNLFPAKDSIFNFSREGKPECLSCAVVGNGGMLNGSGMGREIDRHDFVFRVNQAYTRGYEDDVGSKTTHYMFFDRSLTPMRPDHYPVSQVDEGACFSTHHWRHHGHGGPPCV; from the exons ATGTTGAAACGTTTTCTAATGGCGGGCTTGGCTGGAGGTTTCTTGTTGATGATCTATCTTCTGTCGAACACCAACTCCTTTGTTGCCCGAAGTGTACACAAAGCAGTGGACACAGTAACTGAAGATGTCGACGTCTTGCCTAA TACAGAAAACATAGACCTATCTGGCAAGCCTACCACTGCCGACACTGGGTTTTATGACAAGTTTCACGACCAACCAGAGCCACGCTTGGGTCCTTTCTTCATCATGTCCTACAGCAAGATTTCCAACTTAAAGAGAGATCCCCATTGGAGCTCCTCATTCACCTACAGACAAAACCCAAACTGGAAGAACTCT ACGTGCAATGGATCCCTACAGAAGAGAGCCTTTATGTCCAAGGAGTTCGGACCGATCTTTCGACCTTACACTCAGATGTTGATAAACAGCATGCTGTTCAATGTGAATGAATATTGGCGGCTGAAACATTGGGAAATACCATATGGATACAAATCCAGGAACCAAAATATTACATATGAGG AGGTCCGCGATACGCTGAATTTGTTTCCGGCGAAAGATTCCATCTTCAACTTCAGCAGGGAAGGCAAGCCGGAATGCCTCTCATGTGCTGTGGTTGGTAATGGCGGCATGCTGAACGGCTCCGGGATGGGCAGGGAGATTGACAGGCACGACTTCGTATTCAG GGTGAACCAGGCATACACGAGAGGTTATGAAGACGACGTGGGCAGCAAGACAACTCACTACATGTTCTTCGATCGCTCCCTCACTCCCATGAGGCCAGACCACTACCCTGTCAGTCAG GTGGATGAGGGTGCATGCTTTTCGACCCACCACTGGCGGCATCATGGCCATGGTGGCCCTCCATGCGTGTGA